A genomic window from Cricetulus griseus strain 17A/GY chromosome 4, alternate assembly CriGri-PICRH-1.0, whole genome shotgun sequence includes:
- the LOC100772690 gene encoding immunoglobulin lambda variable 4-69 yields the protein MALTPLLFFLLHCTGSFSQPVLTQSPSASVSLGASAKLTCTLSSEHSTYYIEWFQQYPDNAPKYVMQLKSDGSHSKGDGIPDRFSGSSSGAHRYLSISNIQPEDEADYICAVGYKTGEQVG from the exons ATGGCCTTgactcctctcctcttcttcctgcttcaTTGCACAG GGTCTTTCTCCCAACCTGTGCTGACTCAGTcaccctctgcttctgtctccctgggAGCCTCAGCAAAACTCACCTGCACCTTGAGTAGTGAACACAGCACCTACTACATAGAATGGTTCCAGCAATATCCAGACAACGCTCCTAAGTATGTGATGCAACTTAAGAGTGATGGAAGCCACAGCAAGGGGGATGGGATCCCTGATCGATTCTCTGGCTCCAGCTCTGGGGCTCATCGATATTTAAGTATCTCCAACATCCAGCCTGAGGATGAAGCTGACTATATCTGTGCTGTTGGTTATAAAACTGGTGAACAAGTTGGGTGA
- the LOC100772977 gene encoding immunoglobulin lambda variable 4-69 — MAWTPLFLFLFHCTGSFSQPVLTQSPSASASLGNSVKITCTLSSQHSTYNIGWYQQHPDKAPKYVMYLKSDGSHSKGNGIPDRFSGSSSGADRYLSISNIQAEDEANCFCGADYSIAGQYG, encoded by the exons ATGGCTTggactcctctcttcctcttcctctttcattgCACAG gGTCTTTCTCTCAACCAGTGCTGACTCAGtcaccttctgcctctgcctccctgggaaaCTCAGTCAAAATCACCTGTACTCTGAGTAGTCAGCACAGCACCTATAACATTGGTTGGTACCAGCAACATCCAGACAAGGCTCCTAAGTATGTGATGTATCTTAAGAGTGATGGAAGCCACAGCAAGGGAAATGGGATCCCTGATCGCTTCTCTGGCTCCAGCTCTGGGGCTGATCGCTACTTAAGCATCTCCAACATCCAGGCTGAAGATGAAGCTAACTGTTTCTGTGGTGCAGATTATAGCATTGCTGGACAATATGGGTGA